Proteins from one Planctomycetota bacterium genomic window:
- a CDS encoding type II secretion system F family protein, with protein MAELLLRPRGGRVSSAAIGDAYRSLAIQLDAGIDIRRGVRTLATHHSGTALGVALSSVARQLEAGEPLSVAIAEHAETFGQADVRAIDASERAGVLEETLNRLADMREATARLRKSAVTALAYPAMIVLIALAITLLLFAFVVPTIVAPIVEEGVALPLPTRIVMAISWLVTRGWWLIALVVVGGSFGLRRLLRTEAGKRRFDGLVLRVPVVGPMLEKHALAQAATLLGTCVRCGLNLVESLDLASHASRNRVVGDRLSDWRDGVRDGQDVGDALRGSGRYPMPMADLVEVGVATGQLDATLGKLAERFEDDVDETARRLGALVEPMLVVFLGVVVLLIALAVLLPILQLGRVFG; from the coding sequence CAGCTCGACGCCGGCATCGACATCCGACGCGGCGTGCGCACGCTCGCCACTCATCACAGCGGCACGGCACTCGGCGTCGCCCTGTCGAGTGTCGCCCGTCAGCTCGAAGCAGGCGAGCCACTCTCGGTCGCCATCGCAGAACACGCTGAGACCTTCGGCCAGGCCGACGTCCGCGCGATTGACGCGTCCGAACGCGCCGGCGTCCTCGAAGAGACGCTCAATCGCCTCGCCGACATGCGCGAGGCAACGGCCCGGCTACGAAAGTCGGCGGTCACCGCACTGGCGTACCCGGCGATGATCGTTCTGATCGCGTTGGCAATCACGCTGCTGCTTTTCGCCTTCGTCGTGCCGACGATCGTGGCACCGATCGTCGAAGAGGGCGTCGCCCTGCCGCTGCCGACGCGAATCGTCATGGCGATCAGCTGGCTGGTCACCCGCGGCTGGTGGCTCATCGCACTGGTTGTCGTCGGAGGCAGCTTCGGCCTGAGACGGCTGCTTCGCACAGAAGCCGGAAAGCGACGATTCGACGGACTTGTCCTTCGCGTGCCGGTCGTCGGGCCGATGCTCGAAAAGCACGCGCTCGCCCAGGCCGCAACGTTGCTCGGCACGTGCGTCCGCTGCGGGCTGAACCTTGTCGAGTCGCTCGATTTGGCCAGCCACGCTTCACGCAATCGCGTCGTTGGCGATCGACTTTCCGACTGGCGCGATGGCGTGCGCGACGGCCAGGACGTCGGCGACGCCCTTCGCGGATCGGGCCGCTACCCGATGCCGATGGCCGACCTGGTCGAGGTCGGCGTCGCGACAGGCCAGCTCGACGCGACGCTCGGCAAACTCGCCGAGCGGTTCGAAGACGACGTCGACGAAACCGCCCGACGCCTCGGCGCGTTGGTCGAACCGATGCTGGTCGTCTTCCTCGGCGTCGTCGTCCTGCTCATCGCCCTGGCCGTGCTGCTCCCCATCCTCCAACTCGGCCGAGTCTTCGGTTAG